In the genome of Megachile rotundata isolate GNS110a chromosome 16, iyMegRotu1, whole genome shotgun sequence, the window ATAAAATCAGTTTACagttcaaaatattaattaaattttagtatCACTGTGTATATCactattttctgaaatttaaaagtactactactaaatttaaatgtatcaaatacaagacttgaaatatttaaatatcattaGAGAAAAACCTATGGAACCCctttgaaatatatttgaaaaatcatcggtcaatttttgtacaaaaactATTAAGATATAGTAAGTTTTTGTAAACGATAGAAATGTTGTAAAATCGCTCCAATTTCTAGATATTGTAGCTACAATCTTAGTACCCAaaccttttatttaattattaatcattttatatgtgaaaaataagattttataattttaatatatatatatgtatgtatattaactTTGTGTGACAAAATCTACAAGTCATTATAACATTCcttgaaaagaaaatttgaaaacaatacTATTGTGTTAAGAGTTTTATTGTTGCACCTTTTAAAGCGCAATTTATAATCCTGAACAATTTACATCATCCATCTATCCCTGTATCCCTCTTGTTGACTTGAAGTTCATTTGAATCTAAGAAAAGTGTTTGTCTCCTTTTTTTGGCAGCATTGATGGTATGAGAAATAGAATTGtgtaaatctccaatttctctgCATAGACTTATCTCGAATTAACAGAACAAAACATTatcattcatatacatatacacacatataatatatatatatttatatatatatatattcaacaattagtatacttgtaTAACGTACACATCTTTGATACCCTTCTATGAAAGCACTACATATATTCGCATCCGATTTATGAGAATGTATCTATGCGTAATAACTAGAAACAGTTTAAAGCTATGTAGTCATACCATGAATAAAAGACATATACATAACAAATGCTTTCTATctcaaaaaatatgtaaaatttttatctcaaaaattGTACACATGTatggtatatttttatacaattttaggtTTAAATAAggcattaaaaatttgatggaaACAAAAGAAACCATTGCATTTCCACAGTTGAAACGAGATTAGCATAAATTTCCATTGTGACTTACATTGTATGGTTATTCCttgtacatgtatatttaatatgaacaaatttattaacacgtttttaattttaacaaaggaAAGTAGTAATCAATATGAAATAATTAGGAACAATTTTTGTACATGTAAGTGAATCATGCAttttaaaatgtgtaaattctTTCATGCGATATCATATATGCACCTTTCTATATATGTCTTACACGTGCTTTACAGATCCAGGTAAAATTTGCCTGTTTGTACATTTCTACAATATTGgtaaaaaaaattcttttattctTTTAGGAAATATTACgttattttctttgttaattcGAGGTCAGTCtacacatatacatgtatacgtacgtacatacataaataCGCAATGTGCCTCATTAAATATGATGAAAAAGTACAGTTTACCACAATCTTATAAAAAAATACTTACTGTTAAATCAAGGAAGTTTTTTGCAAAACAAAGATAATTTAAAGTGTATGATAGAAAACTAGTATGATCATGCTTAAGATAAACATATAAATTAGATTTCTATCAGAAAGTAGTTTCTTTGTAAGATTATTAACAAAGTAATTGTACTTCATCACATTTAGGAGGACATTTTATAACATACATATAGGCTGCTTCATAAAGAGCGGTATATTCAAGACATATCAAATTCTTTCATGCAAAATAAGATGATACTTAATATTTCTCCATAATTTTTAGTTAATATaagttattaaacaaataagtGCTCAAAACATATAATATCACTCTGTAATTCTATTGAATacaaaagtaaattttaatggtattcagttcaaattttttaagtagTGGAAATCAGAAATGCAGTGGGAATTAGTAAAATGCATTAGCAGTGTAatacataaatgaattatttttaaattaagttactataattttataaagttaataGGGTCTGGTTAAAAAAGCATTAAAACTCATCTTATTTTGGTGTAGAATTTTTTCTTTCTTGCATACACCATACCTTATGAAATATTGCTTTATATTACGGAGttaataaatctaattcataatttattataaaatttctgtttAAGACGCAGGAAACTAAtgattatttacaaaatgattCGAAGCCGAAAAGATACAATTTCGTTACATgctcattaaattaattaaaaaaattttaatacagttttataaaatacttcAGTCGtgaagcaaaagaaaaaacaaattcGGCACattattcagataaatttttcaaaaatatgtaaGTACCTGAATTGAAATATCTAAAAGAAATGTATTAATGATTAAAAGTTGCAGAATACTATAGTAAAATCGAATGATTATAAATTTTTGGAACAGAATACTATCAGAAAAAAATGTCTTTAAATTTATAACCAAAAAggataacaataattattataataatcgttctaataataataaaataataataactacAATTGAATTACGCTTAAATGCTTTAACGTCCcttaaaacaagaataataacatTCATACCTACATACCTATacgtacatatacatgtatatactcatcaatatacatacatgttataTTAATGACATgtcgtattatacatataaatgtgTGTATatcttatatatatgtatatgtatatgtatatacacatgtatatacacatatatatggtTTCATATTCCTAAGTTATCCATTTTAATTAATCGATTGAACAATCGTTTCAGGAGGTTCGCATTTTTGAACACAATTCACGATTGCTAAACACTTTCACTGTAATCAACAATGGTTTTTTTGTATTAACGTTTACTTTTTCTTGTTTCCACCTAACCCCTTTATAATGATTTCCtctattattatttcacttGAGTCTTAAGATGTTGCAAGAATTCATGGTAACTGAGAGAATTCTCAAAACGATCTTCAACTAATCGTTCAACAAAGAGTGTCCTGAAGTGACTGTCATCCCTGGAAATTAAACCAATCATACTTCAAATTAATAACGAGCAACTCTCCAAATAGTAAAAGTTTCTAAAGTTCCTCAGGGCAGTGATTAAATTCTGGCTTTGATAAGAATTAAATTGAGATTCAACTTACCGAATAATTTGTATACTGGCAGAGTAGGGCTTTTCTTCTTGTAaactaaatacaaaattacGTAACCTTTCATTTTCCACGGTTTCAAGTTCTGGTATGTCAtactaaaaagaaaaatgtcgtGCAACCAGCAATATGATAAATAGTACAAGAGTTAAAAAGCTTTAATacccaattatgcagatatacaCTTACAAATTCTTCGGGTATTGAAGCAAAAGCAGAAACTCCAAGCACATTGCAACAAAAGTTAGGATGAATGTTTTTGCCGATTAAGATAAATATTCGATCACCAGCGTCCATCAAGAAAGCACCTCTAGAATCAAGTTTTTCGGCAGAAAGATGCAATCTAGGTGGTTGTGGACAAAGTTTCCCATCGATATCTTTCAAATTTCGATCATCAAGCATATGAATGGGATACAGATCTGGATAAATTGTCTGAATTAATTGAAATAGTGGCAGAGTTTTCAACTGGCACATTGCGAACACTCGGTCATCAAGTCGCGTACTGGTTCCGGACCTAAAGGCAACCTGAgagaaacattttattttgcaataagcAGCAAAAggaatatttatataaacattatataaatataatgtaaataCACTTACACATTTGAGCAAAGCAATAATATAAAGAGGCAGTAACTTTAAACTTGCTGGAGCAAGAAGTCCACCTGGAGTCACTGACTGAGACAATTTGTAGGCTGATAATACATCTATAGCCACATTTATCAAAGCATCTCTCGCGTCGGATAAAGATGACTGCTGCGATCTGTCTACAGCTGTTAAAGAAATTACAACACAAAATCAAGGAAAACGTATCAAACAGTGTAACAAGATATCATGATTATACACAGAACAGAATTTTAAAGATACATAAGTACTTTTgccattttataaaaaaaagatcTTACCCATTTTAGAAAGTAGGCCTACTATACATTGTTGATCAGCAGAATGAAGGACATCGGATAAAGTAGACACTACTGGTAGGCACAATGTATGCACCCTAATTCTTCTTTCCCCTAAAACATATTTTCTGTCTTCAACTCTTTTTcacataataaataacaaactattttacaaattatagaatcgtaattatgtaaattattgtcTAATGCAGCAATTTTTCTAAACGTGCTCACCTTTACTTGATGTATAAAGCAAAGCTGCCTGAAAACATACATTCTGTACATCTGAAAGGCTCTCTTCTATAGAAATTTGCATTCCAAAACCAGCGTCCGGGTTGACGTTAGGTAAACTAAGAAGATCAGTCGATCTGACAAAGAAATTTCCATGAAAAGTATGAATACTCAAGCCACGAGTGCATCGTATTCTCATAACAGCTTCAAAACCAATTTTTCGAGTGAGATAACGTCTCAGTATTCTGTCAAGAGCTTCTGCATTCTGTGATTTTGATCCTCGGAATAAAGGAAGATGATATATGCATCCTCCAGAAAATTTACACATACCcgctacaaaataaaatttccctcTGTTCTTCATATGTTCATGCAATGTCATATATAGATATAATTCAAAAGTAATTCTTACAAAGAGTAGCTAAATCACAATATTGGCTATTTAACAAGAATAAGTCGACTGCAATTTGTTGTCCACTGCAATCCAATGCCAATCTCTTATAGAAATCTGTAACTGGATTTAAATGTGGGACATCTTTGTTTGCTCTACTGTTTGGATCTTCCCTGGCTTGTAAGAGACCAGGACCCAGATTTGGTAAACAAGTTTGGAAAACAGTCACGCGTCCACCAGTGGGCGACTAAAGTCAAATGAAACTCGTTCATATTCCTTCTACTGTATCACATTGTTCAatcttaatttatatttaccATAAGTTTATAAGCTGCCTGTAAGGCTGCACCCAGAGCACTATTTGTATCATGGGTTCCTTGAAACTTCGTTGGCAACTGGGCCAATAAATCTCTTACTAATTCCTCACGTTCTTTTAAGTTAACAATTAGATTGTCTGGACACGGAAGGAATCCATCTGCGCAAAGATATCTTGCTATTAAATTATGTGTGTTTATTAGCACATgtaaaaatgttgaatattacTTTACCATCTATGTCAAGCATAATCATTTCCTGAGGTTGTGAAACATTGTCGGGAATTCCAAAGAAATGTATCGCAGAATCTACTGCTAAGAATCCAATCTGTGTTCTACTATCGCCCGGCAGTTTTGATAATTCTTCTGAAATTACGTTGCAGACTACATTCAAGTAACCGCTCTCTACCGCCAGTCTCGAAACGTCCAAAACAAATAGATATACGGCTGGCTGTGGTGGACGCagctaaaatatatttataccatTATTCTAGtaataatcaatattattgATACTAGTTTTTGTACGCATTTTACACGAATATTTCCTACCATATATTCACTAGGTGCAATAAATTCTATTGTGCTAGTGTTTACTTCCGGACGTCTTGATGGATCTCCATACGATTTTGTTACAGGATCAAACTGGAATTCCTCTGGtactgaaaatataattttcgtgTAAAGTAACTAAGAATgattaattatcaatttaatgtgtagttttaaaaatttgtacttaCATTCATTTACTCTGTAACAGAGATTACACTTCCACCTTTTTGAATCATTGAAGAACACAAAAGGATTAATATACGTTCTACAAGCACGGCACCGCACTATCGTACTGCACTGTATTACTGGTAAGTGCTGAAAATACAACAAGTTAAATTGATTAGATAAAGTCACCAAATATAAACTACaaagtaataatatatattacatacatttaaATCTTTGAAAGGATGTATTAAAACACCTAGGGGCAATCTAGATTTTTGTAGTAAAGAATTTGATTCTGGAATCTTTGTGAGTGTACAACGAAAGATATCTGGGCTACAATTAACACTATCTAGAAACTCTTGATGAAGCTTGATCTTTGGTGGTTCTACTTTTTCTGGTGGTAAAACATTTCTATTTTGCAAGAGCTCAACTGTCTCCATTCcccataatttattataaccagTTTGTGCAA includes:
- the Sec24AB gene encoding protein transport protein Sec24AB, with protein sequence MSQPTDYQYHPYGNAGNLKSGPPQMVNGQASAAHHNGMQPPNYNFTGTPSSHSSRDPSRETSRDPSPTSYLHNQYKQPLQRPLMPPINGQQNTMNPLMPPPPVRLPQNQQYPPMYNVQSQFQAPVTKTQPPPRDELINSQATSPAEPPKTVAASDQNMPQNPGSEPKPYKPDSQNIMQGTQTYAQQQEQNIIPTTVQQPRGQAYYPQNLGGSRVYPKNAYNVQHGTTVPNTVPYGTVGGVQMQTKIPAVPQGFPGQRMYPGQPPNLGNVPPLDSMNKRYPESYPEQMNQLNSQMNMMSVAQTGYNKLWGMETVELLQNRNVLPPEKVEPPKIKLHQEFLDSVNCSPDIFRCTLTKIPESNSLLQKSRLPLGVLIHPFKDLNHLPVIQCSTIVRCRACRTYINPFVFFNDSKRWKCNLCYRVNELPEEFQFDPVTKSYGDPSRRPEVNTSTIEFIAPSEYMLRPPQPAVYLFVLDVSRLAVESGYLNVVCNVISEELSKLPGDSRTQIGFLAVDSAIHFFGIPDNVSQPQEMIMLDIDDGFLPCPDNLIVNLKEREELVRDLLAQLPTKFQGTHDTNSALGAALQAAYKLMSPTGGRVTVFQTCLPNLGPGLLQAREDPNSRANKDVPHLNPVTDFYKRLALDCSGQQIAVDLFLLNSQYCDLATLSGMCKFSGGCIYHLPLFRGSKSQNAEALDRILRRYLTRKIGFEAVMRIRCTRGLSIHTFHGNFFVRSTDLLSLPNVNPDAGFGMQISIEESLSDVQNVCFQAALLYTSSKGERRIRVHTLCLPVVSTLSDVLHSADQQCIVGLLSKMAVDRSQQSSLSDARDALINVAIDVLSAYKLSQSVTPGGLLAPASLKLLPLYIIALLKCVAFRSGTSTRLDDRVFAMCQLKTLPLFQLIQTIYPDLYPIHMLDDRNLKDIDGKLCPQPPRLHLSAEKLDSRGAFLMDAGDRIFILIGKNIHPNFCCNVLGVSAFASIPEEFYDIPELETVENERLRNFVFSLQEEKPYSASIQIIRDDSHFRTLFVERLVEDRFENSLSYHEFLQHLKTQVK